From the Lolium rigidum isolate FL_2022 chromosome 2, APGP_CSIRO_Lrig_0.1, whole genome shotgun sequence genome, one window contains:
- the LOC124690151 gene encoding E3 ubiquitin-protein ligase EL5-like, with product MYSSSGWAVAPAVSTPAAPTMSHGATLLSVMFLLFLTFALVIFFLKYYFFNTTFRQEPSGGAVAGRHKGVDPELLRSLPITVYHAAAPKGSTAEDVRVECAVCLSELEDGEEARFLPRCGHGFHAQCVDTWLASHSTCPLCRVTVAKPDASLTAPTSLPPVAPEPANYAANLPASVLLGVSDQATLTAASVLLGVSDQATLAAVTVTSDGGCTTASALATEAVLVIDIPDSRTPATPRDETKTPSSPRRRSLKRLWSFGQGPSGPTPSCCWGTGSGSPGAEQVINIACSTPRAQLV from the coding sequence ATGTACTCCTCCTCGGGCTGGGCGGTCGCGCCGGCAGTCTCCACACCCGCCGCGCCGACTATGTCGCACGGCGCCACACTCTTGTCGGTCATGTTCCTGCTGTTCCTGACCTTCGCTCTcgtgatcttcttcctcaagtaCTACTTCTTCAATACAACCTTCCGCCAAGAGCCGAGCGGTGGCGCGGTGGCGGGTCGACACAAGGGCGTCGACCCTGAGCTGCTGCGGTCGCTGCCAATCACGGTGTACCACGCGGCGGCGCCGAAGGGCTCCACCGCGGAGGACGTCAGGGTAGAGTGCGCGGTGTGCTTGTCCGAGCTCGAGGAcggggaggaggcgcggttcttgCCCCGGTGCGGCCACGGGTTCCACGCCCAGTGCGTCGACACCTGGCTGGCATCCCACTCCACCTGCCCGCTCTGCCGTGTCACCGTCGCCAAGCCCGACGCGTCGCTCACGGCGCCGACGAGTCTCCCTCCCGTAGCGCCCGAGCCGGCGAACTATGCTGCGAACCTGCCGGCGAGTGTGCTGCTCGGCGTTTCAGACCAGGCCACGCTCACCGCGGCGAGTGTGCTGCTCGGGGTTTCAGACCAGGCCACGCTCGCCGCTGTGACCGTGACCTCTGACGGAGGCTGCACGACAGCCTCCGCCCTTGCCACTGAAGCAGTGCTGGTGATCGACATTCCGGATTCGAGGACGCCGGCGACACCGCGCGACGAGACCAAGACGCCAAGCTCGCCGAGGCGCAGGTCGCTTAAGAGGCTCTGGAGCTTTGGGCAAGGGCCGTCGGGGCCGACTCCATCCTGTTGCTGGGGAACAGGCAGCGGATCACCAGGCGCTGAGCAAGTTATTAACATCGCCTGCTCAACCCCGAGAGCGCAGCTAGTGTAG